Proteins encoded within one genomic window of Chlorobaculum sp. MV4-Y:
- the bchM gene encoding magnesium protoporphyrin IX methyltransferase → MSSPSFNVEEHKKMLQSYFNGQGFQRWASIYGDDKLSTVRSTVRQGHAVMMDKAFEWLQKTGLPKGSKILDAGCGTGLFTIRLAKSGYRVKAADIAEQMVNKTREDAEKAGVADNVEFEVNSIESVSGTFDAVVCFDVLIHYPAEGFAHAFSNLAGLTKGPIIFTYAPFNNILAFQHWIGGFFPKKERRTTIQMIKDREMQRVLGELGLKIVSQQKISFGFYHTMLMHVDRR, encoded by the coding sequence ATGAGCAGCCCATCATTCAACGTCGAAGAACACAAAAAGATGCTTCAGTCCTATTTCAATGGCCAGGGCTTCCAGCGCTGGGCATCGATTTACGGCGACGACAAGCTCTCCACCGTCCGCTCCACCGTGCGGCAGGGCCACGCGGTCATGATGGACAAGGCGTTTGAATGGCTCCAGAAAACCGGCCTGCCCAAAGGCTCTAAAATTCTCGATGCCGGATGCGGCACCGGCCTGTTCACCATCCGCCTCGCCAAGAGCGGCTACCGCGTCAAGGCAGCTGACATCGCCGAGCAGATGGTCAACAAAACCCGCGAGGATGCCGAAAAAGCTGGTGTAGCTGACAACGTCGAGTTTGAAGTAAATTCCATCGAGTCGGTGTCGGGTACGTTCGACGCCGTCGTCTGTTTTGACGTACTGATCCACTACCCGGCGGAAGGATTCGCCCATGCATTCAGCAACCTGGCGGGCCTCACCAAAGGGCCGATCATCTTCACCTACGCCCCGTTCAACAACATCCTCGCCTTCCAGCACTGGATCGGTGGCTTCTTCCCGAAAAAAGAGCGCCGCACCACCATCCAGATGATCAAGGACAGGGAGATGCAGCGGGTGCTCGGCGAACTCGGTCTCAAGATTGTCAGCCAGCAGAAGATAAGCTTCGGCTTCTATCACACGATGCTGATGCATGTTGATCGTCGCTGA
- the bchE gene encoding magnesium-protoporphyrin IX monomethyl ester anaerobic oxidative cyclase, translating into MKILMIQPNYHSGGAEIAGNWTPSWVAYIGGALKQAGFNQVKFVDAMADDLPDETIEEIIRKNQPDVVMTTNITPSIFKAQDIMKIAKKVNKNIRTIMGGIHSTFMYPQVLTEAPETDYVVRGEGEEVTVNLMKAIAAGNDKETRGDITGIAYIDEKGEVFATAAHPVIEDLDTLSPDWSLYDWDKYIYTPLNCRLAVPNFARGCPFTCTFCSQWQFWRRYRARSPKNFVDEIEILVKKYNVGFFILADEEPTINKQKFVSLCQELIDRKLDVTWGINTRVTDIMRDEDLLPFYRKAGLVHVSLGTEAASQMNLNRFRKETTIEENKYAIKLLQKNGIVAEAQFVMGLEHETPETIEETYQLCKDWDPDMANWTIYTPWPFSDLFKELGDRVEVRDYSRYNFVSPIIKPDNMEREDVLKGVLKSYGRFYARKTFFSYPWIKDPYVRKYMLGCLKAFAQTTLTKRFYDIDRVKTKNRKIEIDLGFDQSRILTQAEAKNLKELRPEMVADMSFGLKEAGYQREHQEHNWDEFDESTIKDRTSSTVRNC; encoded by the coding sequence ATGAAGATTCTGATGATTCAGCCGAATTATCACTCAGGCGGCGCCGAAATTGCAGGCAACTGGACGCCAAGCTGGGTTGCCTACATCGGCGGAGCTTTGAAGCAGGCTGGCTTCAATCAGGTAAAATTTGTGGATGCAATGGCCGACGACTTGCCGGACGAGACCATTGAGGAGATCATCCGCAAAAACCAGCCGGATGTGGTAATGACCACCAATATCACCCCGTCGATCTTCAAGGCGCAGGACATCATGAAGATCGCCAAGAAGGTCAACAAGAATATCCGCACCATCATGGGCGGCATTCACTCCACCTTCATGTACCCGCAAGTGCTCACCGAGGCGCCAGAGACCGATTACGTCGTTCGCGGCGAAGGTGAAGAGGTGACCGTCAACCTCATGAAGGCAATCGCGGCAGGCAACGACAAAGAGACCCGTGGCGACATCACCGGTATCGCCTACATCGATGAAAAAGGTGAAGTGTTCGCCACGGCCGCCCACCCGGTCATCGAAGACCTCGATACGCTGTCGCCAGACTGGAGCCTCTACGACTGGGACAAGTACATCTACACCCCTCTGAACTGCCGTCTGGCCGTTCCGAACTTCGCCAGAGGCTGCCCCTTCACCTGCACCTTCTGCTCGCAGTGGCAGTTCTGGCGCCGGTACCGCGCCCGTAGCCCGAAGAATTTCGTCGATGAGATCGAAATTCTGGTCAAGAAATACAACGTGGGCTTCTTCATCCTTGCCGACGAAGAGCCAACCATCAACAAGCAGAAGTTCGTTTCGCTCTGCCAGGAACTCATCGACCGCAAGCTCGACGTCACCTGGGGCATCAACACCCGCGTGACCGACATCATGCGCGACGAAGACCTGCTGCCGTTCTACCGCAAGGCCGGTCTGGTTCACGTCTCGCTCGGCACCGAGGCTGCCAGCCAGATGAACCTGAACCGTTTCCGCAAGGAGACCACCATCGAGGAGAACAAGTACGCCATCAAGCTGCTCCAGAAGAACGGCATCGTGGCCGAAGCGCAGTTCGTGATGGGCCTCGAGCACGAAACCCCGGAGACCATCGAAGAGACCTACCAGCTTTGCAAGGACTGGGATCCGGACATGGCCAACTGGACGATCTACACTCCGTGGCCCTTCTCCGACCTCTTCAAGGAGCTTGGCGACCGCGTCGAAGTGCGCGACTACTCGCGCTACAACTTCGTTTCGCCGATCATCAAGCCCGACAACATGGAGCGCGAGGATGTGCTCAAGGGCGTGCTGAAATCGTACGGACGCTTCTATGCCCGCAAGACCTTCTTCAGCTACCCGTGGATCAAGGATCCGTATGTGCGCAAGTACATGCTCGGCTGCCTGAAGGCTTTCGCGCAGACCACGCTCACCAAGCGTTTCTACGACATCGACCGCGTCAAGACCAAGAACCGCAAGATCGAGATCGACCTTGGCTTCGACCAGTCGAGAATCCTGACGCAGGCCGAGGCGAAGAACCTGAAAGAGCTGAGGCCCGAA